CTCAGTTTACCTTACACTCCATTCATTTGATCTCTTCAGAGGCTAAACATTGCATAGATAATGATCTTAAAGCATTTAGAGGTCCTTGGGGAAAAGTTCggaacacacgtacacaaggtTCAGGTAAGGGACACAAATGGCCATATTACTGTGCTGTAAAGGGCAGTGTCAAAAGAGTGGGTGGAAATACTCAGGAATGCAAATCCGTGAGTATCAGCCCCAAAGCTCTGACGCATAAAGAGCTGTGATGGCATGCTAGCACTGGCGCAGGTATCTTCAGAGTCTTGCTGATACACGACGAGTATCTCCataacacccacccacatccCCACACTGTCACCCTTTTCTCTGTGCGTAGACTGTGTGTTGGGAGAACGTAATGCTATAGGCTTTTTTTCTGCTTACCCAACTGTTGTAAACCTCAGATGTGTTTTTAAAATTATATACTGATCTTTCCTGGGTTCTGCTCGTGATTCATCATGTAtaattttctctccctctctttcctcttctacctaatgcctctcctccctctcgtcCTTTCCTCTGTGCCCGTAGACATGGAGACAACTGTGGAGGGTCTTGGAGATGTCAGATGTCATCTTACTCATTGTGGACATCAGGCACCCGGTAAATTAATGGActtctttttaattttttactataaaaaaaaaaaattataataataacaaatgatATGTAGGTCAGAACTATTGTATGTCTCTTAACCCACCACTAGATGGTGACAGACTCAATGTAAATTTGCCCTTGTCTGTGTCTCCTTGGCTAGGCGTTACAGTTCCCCCCGACCTTCTACCACTACATCACGGTAGAGCTTCAGAAGCATGTGATACTGGTCCTGAACAAAGCAGACCTGTGTCCTCCGCCTCTCGTGCTGGCCTGGAAACATTACCTGAACACCCACTTCCCCCACCTGCACTGCGTCTGCTTCACCTCGCACCCTGGGATGCCCTACAACACAAGTAAGGGAGCTGGACAGGGTTGGCCCTGACAGGCCTCAgtagaagtgagagagagagagagagagagagagagagagagagagagagagagagagagagagagagagagagagagagagagagagagagagagagagagagagagagagagagagagagagagagagagagagagagagagagagagagagagagagagagagagagagagagagagagagagagagagagagagagagagacatgtgacatgtgacatgtgacatgtgacatgtgacatgtgacatgtgacatgtgacatgtgacatgtgacatgtgacaAAGAGAGTGTGTAAAGCGGAGGTGAAGGAGGAAGAACACAATGTTAACACATTAACAGCAAAGTGGGGGGAAGCAGATGAATTTGACCTAGAGACATTCAGATTTGTGTTGTGGTGGGAAGagtaaataaagtaaaaaaagaaacatgtttAGTCAGACTGCATAACACAACACTGCCTCTGTCTGTTGTCAGTCCTtcagaagaggaggatgaagcaGAAGGGACACTGGGGCCGGGCTGGAGGACCCATCCATATCATGAAGGTGTGTCAGGAGATCACAGCCGGAAGAGGTGAGCAATGGGATGTGCTCCAGGTGGGGACAGGGGAGGATTTGAGTCCAGTGCACAGAAGCTGTGAAGGTGCATTACTGGCTGCATATTAGTGTAATGGTGTTGGAGAGGTGTGTCAgagttggtggtggtggatgaCCATGACTGGTGATTTGTATTGATTGTGAATTAAGCTGTGGATTATTGTTGCTTGTTGAAGATTATAGTGATTATTGTCATGACACCAATGTTATGTGTGATGTTGCAGTGGACCTGAGCAGCTGGGAGCAGAAGATTCAGAGGGATGCTGCTGCCATGGGATCTGAATGGGAACACACAGACGACGCGGTGGAGTCTGTGCTGGTGGAGCACCATAGCGATGTCGCCATGGAGATGAGCAATCCTATTCAGGAGCTGTTTAAGGATGGAGTGCTCACCATTGGCTGCATAGGTAAGAGgctaccccccctcccacctgcAGCTGCATTTTTATCTCACAGGTTATGTGATGAGTCATCTTATCTCACAGGTAATGTGATGAGTCATCTTAGCTCACTGGCAGCTGGGTTTCCTCGGCATCTTGACTTGTTCTGATCCAGGTATTGAAAGTCTGCTCTCATTTGAGTTTTTTTGTGGATTGCAACTTGATGGAGAGATCACAAAGATCACATGTTGCTCACTGCTGTTGTGTTTCTAATTGACAACAGGAGGTAGTtggtggagggggcaggaagggaACTTGTTTTTGCATATTCAAGGCCTGACATTATGTGGTTCTTCTTAAAAGGCAGCTTTCATAATTGTTCCAAGCTCAGCTAGTTTTACCATAGATACTCCCTCTTCTGCATTATTGTGGTGTCTGGATCcagcagagagaacacaccACCTAAGAATCAAGGCAACAGCACCGCAAGAATGCTGGCTTTTATCCTTACGCCGTAAGGCAGTAATGGATGGACATTTGTAGAGCTGACATGTAAGGGTATAGCGTTATAGACTTGATCTCATGGAAGACTTATGAACTGCATTTACTTGCTAAATGATCCCATACTGACTTGGAAGTCTCCTTGCCTCGACCCCTAACCTCCCCTTGATTGTGGCTGCGCTTTTTCATGTCCCCTCCGCTTCCCAGGGTTCCCTAACGTGGGAAAGTCGTCGGTGCTGAACAGCCTGGTTGGCAAGAAGGTGGTGAGTGTGTCACGGACGCCCGGCCACACCAAGTACTTCCAGACGTACTACCTCACCCCCACCGTCAAGCTGTGCGACTGCCCCGGCCTGGTCTTCCCCTCCCGAGTCAACAAGCAGCTGCAGGTGAGCCGCTGCTTGAGCCCCcagcctgtgtgttgtgtctgagtgCGGGAGCAGGTGCTGGGGCTGGGTTTGCTAATGCTTggcaggtgtgtatgtatgtggggggggATGGTAATAGATTTCCCTTTTCATCTGAAGACGGTTGCAGATCCACTTTCGCATGAGTTTGGACTTGCGTTTGCTCATCTCAGTGTTAACACAAGCAATGTCCCTCCATACTCCTCCACCACAcgtcttttccttctttccttcttttttcaaTATTTCACGAGTTTGCAAGCAGAAGAGTGTGTTGGGCACAGTCTCTGGTCAGGGTCCTAAAGGATCCACGCATACACCCCCATTCTACACCACCCAccggtggtgtaaggggaggtggtgggttgAGAGTGAGCACCAAAGCAAGTGTGTCTCCACAGCTGATGAGAACTTAAATTATGAGAGGGGTTTGGCAAATTCTTTCTTCGtgtctttttaaaatgtcttccttctttctctcagatCCTGGCAGGTATCTATCCAGTGTCTCAGTTGCAGGAGCCCTACAGCTCTGTGGGCTATCTGTGTGAGCGCAcccccttcctctccatccTGAAGCTGAAGCACCCCGACAGGGAGGAGAAGCCCCACGAGGCGCAGCCTGGCCCTGGGCAGGAGAAGTGGACAGCCTGGGATGTTTGCGAAGGTACATTTGGGTCTCACTACTAGGAGACTGGGGTCTTTTGACTGAATGTGTTTCTCATTCCCAATGTACATTTCTGTGGGTATGAAACGGTGTGGAGTATTTCTTTAAACACATGCGTAGACTATTATGGGCCATAAAAGCCTGTACAGGTTCAGCAACATGAAAGTAAATACTTGTCCATCCTGACTGATGAGGTACTGACAAGTGACTTAAGCACAGGGCATTAATCACCACACTTTCATTCTGACTCTATGCTATGTACTTCCACCTCCTGCGACCctatgcacgcatgcacacacacacacacacgcgcgcgcgcacacacgcgcacgcgcacgcgcacgcacgcacgcacgcacgcacgcacgcacgcacgcacgcacgcacgcacgcacgcacgcacgcacgcacgcacgcacgcacgcacgcacgcacgcacgcacgcacgcacgcacgcacgcacgcacacacacacacacacacacacacacacacacactctttctcactctgttcccctctctcctccttacAGCATGGGCTGAAAGAAGAGGTTACAAGACAGCTAAGGCTGCCAGGAACGATGTGTACAGATCAGCAAACAGTCTTCTGCGTCTGGCCGTTGACGGGCGTCTGTGCTTGTGCCTGAGGCCACCTGGCTACAGCGAACAGAAAGGTGAGCGTTCACCGGACAGCAGCCACATGTGCGCTGCAGGGGGGTAGCACAGCCTTcactcacatcatcatcatcctcatctcaCTGCCCATTCTATGACAGAAAACCAGCTTGCTCATCGTGTTCAAATGGCTTTTGCCACAAGGGCCTTGTTGGTGTTGTTAGTTCATCTGTTTTCCTGTGAAACTGTGAATCTCGTCCTCTGATGGTTTTCTCTCATTCTGCTCATGTGTCATGAAAACATTCTGCTCTTTGTTAAGGGATTCTGTGAAAGACACATTTTATTCCTTGGCCCTTGGCCCTTGGAATGGAACGATTCTGAATtcctctttgtttctctttctccctcatgtCTTTCTCTTGCTCAGACCAGTGGGAGTCCCACCCAGATGTGTCTGAGATCATCGCCCTGCAGGGccggcagcagcaggaggagggggcaggagagagggaggaggaggacgacgaggGTGAGTCCAGCTCCGAGccggaagaggagagggacagagacgcGGACGACGACGAGGACGGTGACGGCGATGATGAGGATGACAACTTTGTCAGctccaggcagagagagaagcctTCGCCCAGCCTCACCGTCAACATGTTCAGCGTCCTAGGAGACAACGAGTGCGAGTGAGGGGCATGGGGAGTGGTTTCCACCTCCTCACCCTggttcatcttttttttttttcccatcgtGTTCATTccattattgtttttctttttctgacaTTCCTGCACCACCTCTCCTCAGCTTTCCTGCTAACAGTCCcaactgtttattttttattttttttattattattattattattattccacaCACCTAGCTCTTCTTCCCCCGCTCTTTCTTTTCTAGTCagcctcagcctcctctgcattcatctctgtgtctctcctcacaTCCATTTTAAACACAGCCTCTCTCAAACAAAAGGTTTATCAGATGTAATACAAGGCAATCgccagggctcacacacacacatgcacgcacgcacgcacacacacactcatacataccaACCTTCACATTAaacttacacccacacaaaatTGAATCCAAACAGTCTCAGAACACTTTCTTCCCTGACTATCTCTCACCAACaatcaattctctctctcacgcacaccacacacacacacacacactctctcacacacacagtgctatgCACCCACAGGtacacattcaaatatttttatattttccaCGTGGCCATCACAATCACCTCAGATCTCAGTTTTCATTTTGATCAATCTCCTGTTTGCACTTATTCTCATCCTCTTTGGAGGGCCTGATTACCTCACAATCGCATGGCCCTCTCTGAGATGCAGAATGACATATTGATAGACAGGTCTCTGACACagcccatcctctctctctacccctagaatcacacagatgcgcacacatacctacacagaCCTCGTTAACCCCCTGCActtcatctctgctctctcatcATCCCACCATTACTCTCTCTGTGCATTtatctgcctcacacacacacacacgcgcacacacacacgcgcgcgcacacacacgcacacacacacgcgcacacacgcgcacacacgcacacacgcacacacacacacacatccccctacACCCCTTTGCTTGACCTCTCTGATCATGCCTCTATCTATACATGTCATAATACCCACTCCCACAGCCACAAGGAAGCTATTGTGTGTCTTTCCAAGCCATTTATGTGTCTCTTCTGTGCCTCCAACCACCCAAACAGCTTTGCATTCTCAACactcctttttatttcatttggatTTCGTCCCCGGGTTGTACCCTGACTGGGTAGAGGGGTTTATTAGTACAATCGTTTTTTTTTGGCAATTACTTAGTTTTCCATAAGTGACCTCTCAGCTGTGATGCCAAAGGACTGGTTAAGTCAGTGGTCATGGGACAAAAGGGACACAGGGCCTCTCTTAGTGCTCTGACACTGAAGGCTAGGAATAGCTTACATTTACCCGAAAATACAATTCTTAAATCGAGTCACACACGAGCACTAGTGAGGTCCACCTAGTCAATCCCCAGAAGGAGTTGGATACAAAGCCACACCACAGCAGTGGGGTATGTTTAACAGATGGCACTTAAAGCAGTAGGCACTTATTTGCTCCACAGCCACTTTTGGACTGGTCAAACAGCTTTTGTGCACACCAAATTTAAACCATTTAAAGTCTGCTGTTATTATCGGATTGCTCAAGTTGCCAAGGCAACAGAATAGCAACATTGCCCAGCGGCCATATTTAACAGGCCTCTGATGTTGTACATGAAACAAAGAACTAATTTATGTCTGTTACACTCTGGCTATTCCTATGGTGTGTACCAAGGAGTTTGGGGGTGGTGGCAACGTTTAGTCCCAGACAGAGGAGTTTGGGTAATGTAGTGTTATAACTACCACAGGAATTGTAGATATGCTGTAGTCCATTGCTACAGTCTATATTTTTGCTACATATACAGCACTATATTATGCAAAGTGGTGAGTTTAAGTCATTGATTCGTGCAGTGCCTTGAACTGGCACACTGTCATACCTCATATTTCACTCCAGTAAACACTACTCAACATAGCACAGTGCTGTGTAGCAATCTCATCCAAGTCATGTATGCTGAAAGTATTTGAGGGTATAAAATGGGGTTGGAAGTATTTTTCAAATCAGTTTACCACTTCTGAGTAGCCAGTATTGTAATTTCCAAGCATAGGATGGTGATTGTTGGTAGGGGAGTATACAATTCATAATTTTACCTTTCATATCTTTCATACTAAATTTGCCATTCTCCAGTCAAATCCTTAGAAAGTGATGgctaacaataaaaaaacatgatatTGTTTAAGTTGCATCCGATATTAAGTTCTCAGCCATGGTGCAGGGACATCTGTGAACATGCAAAGGCCTGTACTGCCCAAACACAAATAGACATGTTCTTTCCTACTGCATAAAGGAAATaggacatttatttttctcttgttAAAATGTTATGCCTGTAATGATTACATTATTTTGAAGGGTTTATAAGAGTCTTGTGTGAGGAGTGCATTTGAGCTGaaatttttcatttcattccttaATTTAACGAAATCAAGTGAAAATTTGAAACTGGACTGTGGCTACCCTCTGCAATAAAATATACCCAACTGACAGCGGTCTCTGGTGCTACTTCTATTCTCGTTTTGATGGGCTCTCTGATTAAACATTATTGAAACCGTTATTGAGGAGTTCATTTGATTCTTTTGAGAACTTTTTATTAATTCTTTATTAATGTGTCAAAAGAATCATGAGACGGTTCCCTTCTTCTCTGTATGCTTTTAAATTGAAGCTACTATGTTGCCAGGATTCCAAGGGTCACTTTCTCCAGGTGTTTGTGAGGGTCCTCGCTCGATAGAAGAAAAATCGTGGAACTTTTTTGGAGCAGATTCAGACTGAATAGATTGGTTCGTTATGTTTAAGCAGTCATCCGAGACTTTGCACAtgggtttgtttatttttcttaatGAGCATGTATATCAAACTGATGTGTTGACAATGCATTCATTTGGCTGAAGTAACCCATACGTCATAGATTGCTGGAGCACTGCTGTCTCTATAAATTAATTACATTGGCCGTATCATCTTGACAGTATGTGACTTATCTGGAAGAAATAGCCAAACTCATTTCCTATAAATGTATTACTGCCAGCCAGCCTGTAGCCTAGCAGTGTGTTTGTAATTAGTGAGTGCAGCAAGTGTTGATCACGCCGGTATTACCCATGTGTCTTGAATTAGACCTGAGCAGGGCGTTAAGTGGACCGCTGTCGCATCGCTCTTGAGACGCTGACGCACGTTTGGAACCCGGGCCCAAACCTCAACTCCTACCCCCCTCTCACAAATGTGAATCGCCCCATTTGCAATTAATTAGTTTtatgacaaacagacaaattgAACCACACAATTAAAATCACCAACTGAGCTGAAGGAAACCATCAGCGGCGCAGATGACGTGTGGAGAACAGCCAGCAGACTGTTTAGCCACTTGCTGTCTCCTGTCTGGATGGTCTATCTATTGTAACCCAAACAATCCGACTATAACGTGTTAAGCAAATAGCCTTGTAATTCTGCGCTAGCGCTTCAGGGAACAAGAAGAGAACTGAATGATTGAAAATGATTGACGAAATAAATAATTTGAAAAATCTTGTCACTAACTATAAAAAGGATTGCAGCCTGGTACATTACGTCATTGCCCAACTTGAATCAATGTGGCATGTTCCCTCAACAGACTTTTCAGTAATGCTTGTTCTGTTGTAATTATCTTGGTACGTTTATTGTCATAATGAAGAGTGCATAATGAAAACAAAGACTTTAGAGTGTGTAGTATGTGACATGAGATATTACATGCATGTACTGTCTTATCACCCCTCACAATGATGTGTCATAGTCTATTATGAGTTCAGCCTGGCAATCATGTAATCTCTCCCAAgaatgtgcacacagacatacacatgcaccttTAAGCTCATACAGAGCATGTTGCTCTCATACACATGAGATATGTATCTCACATTCCATTGGATACGCTTCTAAGAAACAGGTGACAAGGACTGTATACATgtttgtagacacacacacacacacacacacacacacacacacacatgctggatAATTTACGAGCATGCAGTTGTCTCCTTGTCTGCTTCCGAGTTGGGAATGACGGGAGGGGGAGCTGCCAGGCTGTCCTAGGGTATCCTGACGTCCCCTGGTTCAGGTTTGTTTTCAGTATGGCAACTCAATGGGGTCAAACAGAACGGTTAAATGATTGTCTTTGCACCACATTCTTTTACCAGTAGAGCGTCAAGCAGGACTTGAGTGTTCCTAAAACAGAAGTATTCCTTTTATTACTTCATCTAGATAGTTGTTAAAATAATGTTAAAAATAATGATTTTGATCTCATTCTCActgatgtacacacaaacacatattcatcCCTCTACTGCTCCTTCGACTAGGTCAACCTGTGTTTGAATGGGTCCCCAaggcattgctgtgtgtgtgtgcgtgcgtccgtgcgtgcgtgcgtgcgtgtgtgtgtgtgtctgtgtgtgtgtctgtgtgtgtgtgtttatctgtgtgacCCTGTTTGTGAGTTGGAGGCTATGTGTCAATAGATATTTTTAGCACAAGCTCTCACTGCATTGCAATGGCACTCATTTGGCACCCATTCCCAAAATCTTCCCCTACCCCCAAgctccaacccccacccccaatttactctctctctctctctccctctctctctctctctccctctctctctccctctctctatctctctctctctcgctcagccTGGGAGTTAGTAACAGTCAGCCTGGAAGtttaaaaagagagtgagagttgaGCTCAGGCAGAGGCCTTGAAGAATTAAAATCCACCTCAGTAACCATGGTGATAGAACACAGGAGAGCAGAGATAAGACCAATCAGTGATGGACCGAATTGATTTGGTGCCTCCCTGTTATTTTATGTAAATAATCAGTGAGCCTTCATGGAACCGGTGGGCCATGGCATTGTCAATAAAGCTGGTAAGACATTCATTTTGGCATCGCTGAATAAGCCCCTGTCAGAATCTGAGTGAGGAGTAGgcggaaaggagaaagaaacaaTAAATGAACGAAACAACAGATCACTAGAAAAGACGATACATTCAAAGACAAGTGAAAGAATGAACAGGAGCATAACCACCATCATCTACACCGCAGTGATCCTACCTGTTATGGGCTGtgtggaaaaacaaaacacaaatcttagatgcatgaggaggaggagcagagaggaaatgaaacTCACACGGGAAGTTTAGAATGACAGCTTAAACAGAAGCAACAGTTGTGGGAGAGCCGCCCAGATaccagagagagactggggatGAGACGCTCTGCAGCGCAGCCCCATgagggggtgtggggagggTAATCAGACACCCAAAAGAAGTCTGTTTCAccagcagggagagggggacagaggacaCTACACCGGTTTAGTGCAGCCAGGGCGATAAGATTCACCAGCAGAGaaacccagtgtgtgagaggtcagCCAAAACAAAATGCCAGAGCCTCTCTCTCCACGTTCGCTGTCAGAGGCCTACTGTCTGCCGTGGAACCCCCCATTTTATGACCCGCATTCTACAAATACTTCTGTGGATCCACCCTCTGTGGATTTAAAAAGGATGTTAATATATACCTACAGGGTTGGTGGTTTATCAGAACAGAATTCATAATGAAATAACGTttatacatgtgtatatttgtatatagaCTGTTATGGAAATTGTGAAAAGAATATGTGAAAGACTACTGTCACAGAGTCAAATGGGTCTGTACAAATGTCATATATGATTGCAATGCACAGTACACAATGCAGAGATTTGACATGCATGTCCTAAGCTGAGGAAGAGTAATGGGCCGATTAGACTGGACACTGAAAACAGAGTTCCCATCGCTGGCTTGACGTCAGTCAGGGGGCAGCTGGGTGTGAGACTCATCTGGGCTTCAGACAAGAGAATACACAATACAATGGCAGGACTTGGTTGTGAGAAGACCTGACCCGTGCATATTTCACAGAGAACATCCAAAAGGGGGTTTAAGGGCATCCACACCTCTTCTGACATCTACACAGTGGCCACCCCTAGGGGGCTGACGATGACCTCCCGACCCCTGACACCTCCATGACTCCGCGCAGGCCTCCAGGGACCATCTCCTTGGGTAGAGACGTGCGGCCCTGTAACTGATACAGCACAAACTTACACAAACCACACCAGGCTGAAACAAAACCATCACAACAACATGCATTGATTGTAGAAAAAACATGGAAATACAAATACACCTACAGTGACTCCAGAGCGGTTGATGGCCCTAATGTTTTAACTCACAAGATACACACATAATGGTTAACATTTACAGATAGCACAGATGCAATCCTTGACCCTTTAGATACATCATATACTTTAACTGATATTGCACAGTGACAGTACACTTTCCTCACTGGAATAACTTGTTCTTGGAAGTAAAGAAGACTCATGACTCAGTCTTTCCACTCAGGAGAGGCTTTCTGACTTATCAAAGACCTGGCGAtgctggcagccattttgaaagGTGACACCCAGGAGACCGGCAGAGAGTGAGCGGGCTGAATGACTGAACTGTTAGCACTCCTC
The DNA window shown above is from Clupea harengus chromosome 11, Ch_v2.0.2, whole genome shotgun sequence and carries:
- the gnl1 gene encoding guanine nucleotide-binding protein-like 1, encoding MPRKKPFSNKQKKKQLQVRRERKRGDPGSGPSSRNASAERGTERQSDTSDSETTDVRRLNQQPVTTRDGRYDPNRFRLHFEKESREEVDRRKKIAMVKVLEPAAEQDMEVDINDIYPEDRGLDFPRRPAWHYGMSRDELLRKEEKSFREYLEALASRNPVGTLSHFEHNLETWRQLWRVLEMSDVILLIVDIRHPALQFPPTFYHYITVELQKHVILVLNKADLCPPPLVLAWKHYLNTHFPHLHCVCFTSHPGMPYNTILQKRRMKQKGHWGRAGGPIHIMKVCQEITAGRVDLSSWEQKIQRDAAAMGSEWEHTDDAVESVLVEHHSDVAMEMSNPIQELFKDGVLTIGCIGFPNVGKSSVLNSLVGKKVVSVSRTPGHTKYFQTYYLTPTVKLCDCPGLVFPSRVNKQLQILAGIYPVSQLQEPYSSVGYLCERTPFLSILKLKHPDREEKPHEAQPGPGQEKWTAWDVCEAWAERRGYKTAKAARNDVYRSANSLLRLAVDGRLCLCLRPPGYSEQKDQWESHPDVSEIIALQGRQQQEEGAGEREEEDDEGESSSEPEEERDRDADDDEDGDGDDEDDNFVSSRQREKPSPSLTVNMFSVLGDNECE